A region from the Melanotaenia boesemani isolate fMelBoe1 chromosome 11, fMelBoe1.pri, whole genome shotgun sequence genome encodes:
- the c11h9orf78 gene encoding telomere length and silencing protein 1 homolog, whose amino-acid sequence MPCGKNFRRRRDSSNDEEEVETTEEVRSKVEEAKELQSLRKRQSGVSVTALLVGEKLPPEVEIDNDPFKLKTGGVVDMKKVKDRNRDMTEDDTDLNLGTSFSAETNRRDEDADMMKYIETELKKKKGMVEAEEQKVKVKNAEDHLYELPESIRVNSAKKTEEMLSNQMLSGIPEVDLGIDAKIKNIIQTEEAKAKLLAEQRNKKKDHGTSFVPTNIAVNYVQHNRFYHEDVNAPQRHHRHREEPKARPLRVGDTEKPGPEAPSPPNYRKRPNNEKATDDYHYEKFKKMNRRY is encoded by the exons atCGAAAGTAGAGGAGGCAAAGGAGCTTCAGAGTTTGAGGAAACGACAGAGCGGTGTGAG TGTGACCGCTTTATTGGTTGGAGAAAAGCTGCCGCCAGAAGTTGAAATCGAT AATGATCCCTTCAAACTGAAGACTGGGGGTGTTGTCGACATGAAGAAGGTGAAAGATAGGAATAGAGACAT GACAGAAGATGACACAGACCTCAACCTTGGCACGTCATTCTCGGCTGAGACCAACAGAAGAGATGAGGATGCAGACAT GATGAAATATAttgaaactgaattaaaaaagaagaagggcATGGTGGAGGCTGAGGAACAAAAAGTTAAGGTGAAGAATGCAGAGGACCACCTGTACGAACTGCCTGAAAGCATTCGAGTCAACTCTGCCAAGAAGACAGAAGAGATGTTGTCCAATCAGATGCTAAGTGGGATTCCTGAAGTCGATCTGGGCATCGA tgcaaagataaaaaatattatccAGACAGAGGAGGCAAAAGCCAAACTTCTGGCTGAACAgaggaacaagaaaaaagaccaCGGAACATCATTTGTTCCCACAAACATTGCTGTGAATTATGTTCAACACAACCGCT tctatcACGAGGATGTAAATGCACCTCAGAGGCACCACAGACACAGAGAAGAGCCCAAAGCAAGACCACTACGCGTGGGCGACACAGAGAAACCAGGACCAGAAG CCCCTTCACCGCCCAACTACCGCAAACGTCCAAACAACGAAAAGGCCACAGACGACTACCACTACGAGAAGTTCAAGAAAATGAATCGAAGATATTAA
- the med22 gene encoding mediator of RNA polymerase II transcription subunit 22 isoform X2 yields MAAQRALPQSKETLLQNYNKRLKDDIKSIMDNFTEMIKTAKIEDETQVSRAAQAEQDHYEMHVRAANIVRAGESLMKLVSDLKQFLILNDFPSVNDAISLQNQQLRALQEECDKKLTSLRDEIAVDLYELEEEYYSSSYSQWDSTDLPLCEAYRQRESWASPDSSCSSNQDDRENTEGSPSQETTTQHHPNGHGTGTLEKP; encoded by the exons ATGGCTGCTCAGAGAGCACTCCCTCAGAGCAAAGAGACTCTGCTGCAGAACTACAACAAGAGGCTAAAAGACGACATCAAGTCCATCATGGACAACTTCACAGAAATGATCAAAACAGCAAAG ATAGAGGATGAGACTCAGGTTTCCCGAGCAGCCCAAGCAGAGCAGGACCATTATGAGATGCACGTAAGAGCAGCCAACATT gtTCGTGCTGGTGAATCCCTCATGAAACTGGTTTCAGATTTGAAACAGTTCCTTATTCTCAACGACTTTCCATCTGTGAACGATGCCATTAGTCTCCAGAACCAGCAGCTCCGGGCACTGCAAGAGGAGTGTGACAAAAAGCTCACGTCGCTCCGGGATGAGATCGCCGTCGACTTGTATGAGCTTGAGGAAGAATATTACTCCTCCAG CTACAGTCAGTGGGACAGCACTGACCTGCCTCTGTGTGAGGCCTACCGACAACGCGAAAGCTGGGCCTCTCCAGACAGCAGCTGCAGTTCTAACCAAGATGACCGAGAGAACACAGAGGGATCGCCCTCACAGGAGACAACCACCCAACACCACCCCAATGGACATGGGACTGGCACCCTAGAGAAACCATGA
- the med22 gene encoding mediator of RNA polymerase II transcription subunit 22 isoform X3, giving the protein MAAQRALPQSKETLLQNYNKRLKDDIKSIMDNFTEMIKTAKIEDETQVSRAAQAEQDHYEMHVRAANIVRAGESLMKLVSDLKQFLILNDFPSVNDAISLQNQQLRALQEECDKKLTSLRDEIAVDLYELEEEYYSSSQWDSTDLPLCEAYRQRESWASPDSSCSSNQDDRENTEGSPSQETTTQHHPNGHGTGTLEKP; this is encoded by the exons ATGGCTGCTCAGAGAGCACTCCCTCAGAGCAAAGAGACTCTGCTGCAGAACTACAACAAGAGGCTAAAAGACGACATCAAGTCCATCATGGACAACTTCACAGAAATGATCAAAACAGCAAAG ATAGAGGATGAGACTCAGGTTTCCCGAGCAGCCCAAGCAGAGCAGGACCATTATGAGATGCACGTAAGAGCAGCCAACATT gtTCGTGCTGGTGAATCCCTCATGAAACTGGTTTCAGATTTGAAACAGTTCCTTATTCTCAACGACTTTCCATCTGTGAACGATGCCATTAGTCTCCAGAACCAGCAGCTCCGGGCACTGCAAGAGGAGTGTGACAAAAAGCTCACGTCGCTCCGGGATGAGATCGCCGTCGACTTGTATGAGCTTGAGGAAGAATATTACTCCTCCAG TCAGTGGGACAGCACTGACCTGCCTCTGTGTGAGGCCTACCGACAACGCGAAAGCTGGGCCTCTCCAGACAGCAGCTGCAGTTCTAACCAAGATGACCGAGAGAACACAGAGGGATCGCCCTCACAGGAGACAACCACCCAACACCACCCCAATGGACATGGGACTGGCACCCTAGAGAAACCATGA
- the med22 gene encoding mediator of RNA polymerase II transcription subunit 22 isoform X1 yields the protein MAAQRALPQSKETLLQNYNKRLKDDIKSIMDNFTEMIKTAKIEDETQVSRAAQAEQDHYEMHVRAANIVRAGESLMKLVSDLKQFLILNDFPSVNDAISLQNQQLRALQEECDKKLTSLRDEIAVDLYELEEEYYSSRFLLRKATVSGTALTCLCVRPTDNAKAGPLQTAAAVLTKMTERTQRDRPHRRQPPNTTPMDMGLAP from the exons ATGGCTGCTCAGAGAGCACTCCCTCAGAGCAAAGAGACTCTGCTGCAGAACTACAACAAGAGGCTAAAAGACGACATCAAGTCCATCATGGACAACTTCACAGAAATGATCAAAACAGCAAAG ATAGAGGATGAGACTCAGGTTTCCCGAGCAGCCCAAGCAGAGCAGGACCATTATGAGATGCACGTAAGAGCAGCCAACATT gtTCGTGCTGGTGAATCCCTCATGAAACTGGTTTCAGATTTGAAACAGTTCCTTATTCTCAACGACTTTCCATCTGTGAACGATGCCATTAGTCTCCAGAACCAGCAGCTCCGGGCACTGCAAGAGGAGTGTGACAAAAAGCTCACGTCGCTCCGGGATGAGATCGCCGTCGACTTGTATGAGCTTGAGGAAGAATATTACTCCTCCAG GTTTCTGCTACGCAAAGCTACAGTCAGTGGGACAGCACTGACCTGCCTCTGTGTGAGGCCTACCGACAACGCGAAAGCTGGGCCTCTCCAGACAGCAGCTGCAGTTCTAACCAAGATGACCGAGAGAACACAGAGGGATCGCCCTCACAGGAGACAACCACCCAACACCACCCCAATGGACATGGGACTGGCACCCTAG
- the med22 gene encoding mediator of RNA polymerase II transcription subunit 22 isoform X4, whose product MAAQRALPQSKETLLQNYNKRLKDDIKSIMDNFTEMIKTAKIEDETQVSRAAQAEQDHYEMHVRAANIVRAGESLMKLVSDLKQFLILNDFPSVNDAISLQNQQLRALQEECDKKLTSLRDEIAVDLYELEEEYYSSSASA is encoded by the exons ATGGCTGCTCAGAGAGCACTCCCTCAGAGCAAAGAGACTCTGCTGCAGAACTACAACAAGAGGCTAAAAGACGACATCAAGTCCATCATGGACAACTTCACAGAAATGATCAAAACAGCAAAG ATAGAGGATGAGACTCAGGTTTCCCGAGCAGCCCAAGCAGAGCAGGACCATTATGAGATGCACGTAAGAGCAGCCAACATT gtTCGTGCTGGTGAATCCCTCATGAAACTGGTTTCAGATTTGAAACAGTTCCTTATTCTCAACGACTTTCCATCTGTGAACGATGCCATTAGTCTCCAGAACCAGCAGCTCCGGGCACTGCAAGAGGAGTGTGACAAAAAGCTCACGTCGCTCCGGGATGAGATCGCCGTCGACTTGTATGAGCTTGAGGAAGAATATTACTCCTCCAG TGCTTCTGCATAA
- the med22 gene encoding mediator of RNA polymerase II transcription subunit 22 isoform X5 encodes MAAQRALPQSKETLLQNYNKRLKDDIKSIMDNFTEMIKTAKIEDETQVSRAAQAEQDHYEMHVRAANIVRAGESLMKLVSDLKQFLILNDFPSVNDAISLQNQQLRALQEECDKKLTSLRDEIAVDLYELEEEYYSSRYK; translated from the exons ATGGCTGCTCAGAGAGCACTCCCTCAGAGCAAAGAGACTCTGCTGCAGAACTACAACAAGAGGCTAAAAGACGACATCAAGTCCATCATGGACAACTTCACAGAAATGATCAAAACAGCAAAG ATAGAGGATGAGACTCAGGTTTCCCGAGCAGCCCAAGCAGAGCAGGACCATTATGAGATGCACGTAAGAGCAGCCAACATT gtTCGTGCTGGTGAATCCCTCATGAAACTGGTTTCAGATTTGAAACAGTTCCTTATTCTCAACGACTTTCCATCTGTGAACGATGCCATTAGTCTCCAGAACCAGCAGCTCCGGGCACTGCAAGAGGAGTGTGACAAAAAGCTCACGTCGCTCCGGGATGAGATCGCCGTCGACTTGTATGAGCTTGAGGAAGAATATTACTCCTCCAGGTACAAGTAG